The genomic window TTGGTTTACACTCCAAACGCTCACACAGTTGTGATCGAACTTGGAAAAGGAAAATCATTCAATGCAATTTTGCAAGATATCCAAGTTCACCCAGTATCTGACAGAATTTTACACATTGACTTCTTCCAATTATTTGATGAGAAAGAAATCACTATGGAAGTTCCTGTAAAAATCGTTGGTACATCTAAAGGTGTTCTTGCGGGTGGTGTTTTACGTTTAAACACTCGTAAATTAAAAGTTAAAGCTTTACCTAAAAATCTTCCTGATTTTGTTGAAGCTGATATTACTCCACTTGAAATGGGTAACAAATTGTACGTTACTAAAGTTGGTGCTCCAGAATACAAAATTATGCACCCAGACAACACAGTTGTTGCTCAAGTAA from Flavobacterium fluviale includes these protein-coding regions:
- a CDS encoding 50S ribosomal protein L25/general stress protein Ctc, which produces MKSITIKGSERESVGKVSTKALRNAGQVPCVLYGGNQAVHFSADAAAFKNLVYTPNAHTVVIELGKGKSFNAILQDIQVHPVSDRILHIDFFQLFDEKEITMEVPVKIVGTSKGVLAGGVLRLNTRKLKVKALPKNLPDFVEADITPLEMGNKLYVTKVGAPEYKIMHPDNTVVAQVRISRAAMKAAQEAAKAAKAPAKGKKK